In Alosa alosa isolate M-15738 ecotype Scorff River chromosome 19, AALO_Geno_1.1, whole genome shotgun sequence, a genomic segment contains:
- the LOC125284461 gene encoding calpain-1 catalytic subunit-like, whose translation MIIDKNQRMYVNLSLSSSPLLSSPSILSSSKHFMWFDKFKRQFSWLEICDMTADALSDDSSFWNTIKFPGTLRLIPKFHGTWRRSSMAGECRNKPRHGDLCSTLDLT comes from the exons ATGATAATAGACAAAAACCAGCGAATGTATgtaaatctctccctctcctcctctcctctcttatcctcgccttctatcctctcctcctctaagCATTTCATGTGGTTTGATAAGTTCAAGCGTCAGTTCTCGTGGCTGGAGATCTGTGATATGACAGCGGACGCTCTGAGTGACGACAGCAGCTTCTGGAACACCATCAAGTTCCCCGGCACCTTGAGACTCATTCCAAAGTTCCATGGCACCTGGAGACGCAGCAGCATGGCCGGAGAATGCAGGAACAAGCCCA GACATGGAGATCTCTGCAGCACCTTGGATTTGACCTGA